From the Hevea brasiliensis isolate MT/VB/25A 57/8 chromosome 15, ASM3005281v1, whole genome shotgun sequence genome, one window contains:
- the LOC131174118 gene encoding CLAVATA3/ESR (CLE)-related protein TDIF-like, with the protein MDIDPLWITAGWLITTGSSFMAPATKSTVLPESQAMLLFLGLLLVVSLLARPIDPKKLTQSPTTELHPQQTKHIPPYASSSVAATISGSDSGQQFKAAAHEVPSGPNPESNK; encoded by the coding sequence ATGGATATTGATCCCTTGTGGATTACTGCGGGGTGGTTAATTACTACTGGTTCTAGTTTCATGGCACCAGCTACCAAATCAACAGTACTTCCTGAATCACAAGCTATGTTGCTGTTTCTTGGCCTTCTCTTGGTTGTTTCTCTTCTTGCTCGCCCCATTGATCCCAAGAAACTTACGCAAAGTCCCACCACAGAATTGCATCCACAGCAAACAAAGCATATACCACCTTATGCTTCTTCTTCTGTTGCAGCTACAATTTCTGGTTCCGATTCAGGTCAACAGTTTAAAGCAGCTGCACATGAAGTACCAAGCGGTCCAAATCCTGAATCCAACAAGTAA